One stretch of Chitinophaga pendula DNA includes these proteins:
- a CDS encoding tetratricopeptide repeat protein: MRYLYLTGALFAIWSCGSGGRQPAAVVVAADTAYHNAMVAPLTDSIGQFPDKADLYFRRALLLFNTNPTLAQRDFEKAASLDSKQVDYWAGAGEAALLSEDYSGAARFFRQALLLQPDYSYLQYKLAMALTEAKQYTAADSLATLLSRQAATRDQAFYLKARMAEDLKDTVAAIAHLRSAVAAAGTHSEYEAVMELGDLLQAKGSPDAVAYYTLAFRLDSTNAEPLHAIGRYYDGAGKKAQAVAAYKQCIAADPAYAPVYMSLGKLYKDQQQWKEALYYFNLGAKTAPTDAACYYYRGLCYERTGNKEAAIADYNKALSFRKQYPEASQALAALEGGK, from the coding sequence ATGAGATATTTATATTTAACAGGAGCGCTGTTTGCGATATGGAGTTGCGGATCGGGTGGTCGTCAGCCGGCGGCGGTTGTGGTGGCGGCGGATACGGCCTATCACAATGCGATGGTAGCGCCGCTGACGGATTCCATTGGGCAATTCCCGGATAAGGCGGATTTGTATTTCCGGAGGGCCTTATTATTATTCAATACGAATCCTACGCTGGCGCAGCGGGATTTTGAGAAGGCGGCCTCGCTGGACAGTAAGCAGGTAGATTATTGGGCCGGCGCTGGTGAGGCGGCGTTGCTTTCGGAGGATTATTCCGGTGCGGCGCGTTTCTTCCGGCAGGCGTTGTTATTACAGCCGGACTATTCGTATCTGCAGTATAAGCTGGCGATGGCGTTGACGGAAGCCAAGCAGTATACGGCTGCTGACAGTCTTGCTACCTTGTTATCGCGGCAGGCGGCTACACGGGACCAGGCATTTTACCTGAAGGCCCGTATGGCGGAGGATCTGAAGGATACGGTAGCGGCGATAGCCCATTTACGCAGTGCGGTGGCGGCAGCGGGTACGCACAGTGAGTATGAGGCGGTGATGGAGCTGGGTGACCTGTTGCAAGCGAAGGGATCACCGGATGCGGTGGCTTACTATACGCTGGCGTTCCGGCTGGATTCGACGAATGCGGAGCCATTGCATGCTATCGGGAGGTATTATGACGGTGCGGGGAAGAAGGCACAGGCGGTGGCGGCGTACAAGCAATGTATTGCGGCTGATCCTGCTTATGCTCCTGTGTATATGTCGCTGGGGAAACTTTACAAGGATCAGCAGCAGTGGAAGGAGGCGTTGTATTACTTTAACCTGGGCGCCAAGACGGCCCCTACGGATGCGGCCTGTTATTATTACCGGGGGCTTTGTTATGAGCGGACGGGTAATAAGGAGGCGGCTATTGCGGATTACAACAAAGCATTATCTTTCCGTAAGCAGTACCCGGAGGCGAGCCAGGCGTTAGCGGCGCTGGAGGGGGGTAAGTAG
- a CDS encoding homoserine kinase, whose protein sequence is MEQIKVFAPATVANVACGFDVIGLALEAPGDEMIIRRTDTPGVQISAIHGALLPLEASRNVAGVSAQALLQKYGQPDVGVAIEIFKHIHPGSGIGSSAASAAGAVAGVNELLGRPFTPRQLVRFAMEGERLASGAAHADNVAPAIMGGFTLVRSYKPLDITSLHTPPALWVTVIHPQIEVKTADAREILKQKVLMTDAIRQWGNVGALVAGLYQEDYELIARSLEDVIVEPVRSILIPAFQELKLKCKETGALGGGISGSGPSVFMLSQGEATARQVAATMDSVYAPLGVDYKIYVSPINTTGVRVLAD, encoded by the coding sequence ATGGAACAGATAAAAGTATTTGCCCCCGCTACTGTTGCGAACGTAGCCTGTGGCTTTGACGTAATAGGATTGGCGTTAGAAGCGCCCGGGGATGAGATGATTATTCGCCGCACGGATACGCCAGGTGTGCAGATCAGTGCTATACACGGGGCGTTGTTGCCGTTGGAGGCGAGCCGTAATGTGGCTGGGGTGTCTGCGCAGGCGTTATTGCAGAAGTATGGGCAACCGGATGTAGGTGTTGCTATTGAGATCTTTAAGCACATACATCCTGGTAGTGGTATTGGCTCGAGTGCTGCCAGCGCTGCCGGGGCGGTAGCAGGTGTGAATGAGTTGCTGGGGCGGCCGTTTACGCCGCGGCAGCTGGTACGGTTTGCGATGGAAGGTGAGCGGCTGGCCAGCGGGGCGGCGCATGCGGACAATGTGGCACCAGCCATCATGGGAGGGTTTACGCTGGTACGCAGTTATAAGCCACTGGATATTACCTCGCTGCATACGCCACCGGCGTTGTGGGTGACGGTGATACATCCGCAGATAGAAGTAAAGACGGCGGATGCGCGGGAGATATTGAAGCAGAAAGTGTTGATGACGGATGCTATCCGTCAGTGGGGGAATGTGGGTGCGTTGGTGGCAGGTCTTTACCAGGAAGATTATGAGCTGATCGCGCGTTCGCTGGAGGATGTGATCGTGGAGCCGGTGCGCTCTATCCTGATACCTGCTTTCCAGGAGTTGAAGCTGAAGTGTAAGGAGACCGGGGCGTTGGGCGGAGGTATCAGCGGGTCTGGTCCATCGGTGTTCATGTTGAGCCAGGGCGAGGCGACGGCCCGTCAGGTAGCGGCAACGATGGACAGCGTATATGCGCCACTGGGAGTTGATTACAAGATCTATGTATCTCCTATTAACACTACGGGGGTGAGGGTGTTGGCGGACTAG
- the thrC gene encoding threonine synthase, whose protein sequence is MQYYSLHQRQHEVSFREAVIRGLAPDKGLYFPTVIPRLDPLVAAYPERYDERELAYQVIQPFVGDAIPEAALRGIIRDTVSFPFPLRAVGERVYSLELFHGPTLAFKDVGARFMAGCLGYFRGGDAKPVTVLVATSGDTGGAVASGFYGVPGVEVVILYPSGKVSTLQEKQLTTLGGNISALAVSGTFDDCQQLVKTAFLDAALQEQRPLTSANSINVARWLPQMFYYFLALRQLGAQERPPVFSVPSGNFGNICAGLMAAALGLPVAHFVASTNINDTVPRFMDSGHYTPGTAFPTLSNAMDVSDPSNFVRILQLFGNDRSQLAAHFSSYAFTDEQTVATMEAVWQRYGYMLDPHGAVGYLGLQRYLRETGYAGTGIFLETAHPVKFADTAPSSLQAHIETPARIQALYAQEKQATALPATYEALREWLLQ, encoded by the coding sequence ATGCAATATTATAGTTTACATCAGCGGCAGCACGAGGTATCTTTCCGGGAGGCGGTGATACGCGGGCTGGCGCCAGACAAGGGGCTTTATTTCCCTACTGTTATTCCCCGGCTGGACCCATTGGTGGCGGCCTACCCGGAGCGTTATGATGAGCGGGAGCTTGCGTACCAGGTGATACAGCCCTTTGTGGGGGATGCGATCCCGGAGGCGGCGTTGCGCGGTATTATCCGGGATACGGTCAGTTTTCCTTTTCCTTTGCGGGCGGTGGGTGAGCGCGTTTATTCGCTGGAGTTATTCCACGGGCCTACGCTGGCATTTAAGGATGTGGGGGCGCGATTTATGGCCGGTTGTCTCGGTTATTTCCGGGGCGGCGATGCGAAGCCGGTGACGGTGCTGGTGGCTACGTCGGGGGATACCGGCGGTGCGGTAGCCAGTGGTTTTTACGGGGTGCCCGGTGTGGAGGTGGTGATCCTGTATCCTTCGGGGAAGGTGAGTACCTTACAGGAGAAGCAGCTGACGACGTTGGGAGGTAATATTTCGGCGCTGGCGGTGTCGGGTACTTTTGACGACTGTCAGCAGCTGGTGAAGACGGCCTTTCTGGATGCGGCTTTGCAGGAGCAGCGGCCGTTGACATCGGCCAATTCTATCAATGTAGCGCGGTGGTTGCCGCAGATGTTCTATTATTTCCTGGCGTTGCGGCAGTTGGGGGCGCAGGAGCGGCCACCGGTGTTTTCGGTGCCCAGCGGTAATTTCGGTAATATCTGTGCGGGGCTGATGGCGGCTGCATTGGGATTACCGGTGGCGCATTTTGTGGCCAGCACGAACATCAACGATACGGTGCCCCGTTTTATGGACAGCGGGCATTATACGCCGGGGACGGCATTTCCGACCTTATCGAATGCGATGGATGTATCTGACCCCAGTAATTTCGTGCGTATCCTGCAGTTGTTTGGTAATGACCGATCACAGTTGGCGGCGCATTTTTCGTCGTATGCTTTTACAGATGAGCAGACGGTAGCTACGATGGAGGCGGTGTGGCAGCGATACGGTTATATGCTGGACCCTCACGGTGCGGTAGGTTACCTGGGATTGCAGCGTTACCTGCGGGAGACGGGGTATGCGGGTACTGGTATTTTCCTGGAGACGGCTCACCCGGTGAAGTTTGCTGATACGGCCCCCTCTTCTTTACAAGCGCATATTGAGACCCCTGCCCGCATCCAGGCGCTTTATGCGCAGGAGAAGCAGGCTACGGCGCTTCCGGCCACTTATGAGGCGTTGCGGGAGTGGTTATTACAATAG